The Cucumis melo cultivar AY chromosome 6, USDA_Cmelo_AY_1.0, whole genome shotgun sequence genome includes a region encoding these proteins:
- the LOC103483508 gene encoding inosine triphosphate pyrophosphatase isoform X2 → MATRIGLMLPRPVTFVTGNAKKLEEVRAILGNSIPFRSLKLDLPELQGEPEDISKEKARLAAIQVNGPVLVEDTCLCFNALKGLPGPYIKWFLEKIGHEGLNNLLMAYEDKSAYASCIFSFSLGPESEPITFVGKTPGKIVLPRGPNDFGWDPIFQPDGFDQTYAEMCKEEKNKISHRYRALALVKSHFAEANYTFPIED, encoded by the exons ATGGCGACAAGAATTGGATTGATGCTTCCTCGGCCGGTGACGTTTGTGACCGGCAACGCCAAGAAGCTTGAGGAAGTTCGAGCAATATTGGGCAACTCTATTCCTTTTCGTTCTCTCAAGCTTGACT TGCCGGAGTTGCAAGGCGAACCAGAAGATATATCGAAAGAGAAGGCTCGGTTGGCTGCTATCCAG GTTAATGGGCCGGTTCTGGTGGAAGATACATGCCTCTGCTTCAATGCTTTGAAGGGTCTTCCTG GGCCATACAT CAAATGGTTCTTGGAGAAGATTGGTCACGAAG GTCTGAACAATTTGTTGATGGCATACGAGGACAAGTCAGCATATGCTTCATGCatcttttcattttctcttgGGCCTGAATCTGAACCGATTACATTTGTGGGAAAAACTCCG GGAAAAATTGTTCTTCCGAGGGGCCCTAATGATTTTGGTTGGGATCCAATTTTTCAACCTGATGGCTTTGACCAAAC GTATGCTGAAATGTGCAAGGAAGAAAAGAACAAGATATCTCATCGCTATCGTGCTCTTGCACTGGTGAAATCTCACTTTGCTGAAGCTAATTACACCTTCCCGATCGAAGACTAA
- the LOC103483508 gene encoding inosine triphosphate pyrophosphatase isoform X1, whose protein sequence is MATRIGLMLPRPVTFVTGNAKKLEEVRAILGNSIPFRSLKLDLPELQGEPEDISKEKARLAAIQVNGPVLVEDTCLCFNALKGLPGPYIKWFLEKIGHEGLNNLLMAYEDKSAYASCIFSFSLGPESEPITFVGKTPITRWRSTVYPFVCQTDRHQKFKGNTPLELAMNGLVETLAWAHECTPLANLIRWRDKSDALSIVQ, encoded by the exons ATGGCGACAAGAATTGGATTGATGCTTCCTCGGCCGGTGACGTTTGTGACCGGCAACGCCAAGAAGCTTGAGGAAGTTCGAGCAATATTGGGCAACTCTATTCCTTTTCGTTCTCTCAAGCTTGACT TGCCGGAGTTGCAAGGCGAACCAGAAGATATATCGAAAGAGAAGGCTCGGTTGGCTGCTATCCAG GTTAATGGGCCGGTTCTGGTGGAAGATACATGCCTCTGCTTCAATGCTTTGAAGGGTCTTCCTG GGCCATACAT CAAATGGTTCTTGGAGAAGATTGGTCACGAAG GTCTGAACAATTTGTTGATGGCATACGAGGACAAGTCAGCATATGCTTCATGCatcttttcattttctcttgGGCCTGAATCTGAACCGATTACATTTGTGGGAAAAACTCCG ATCACTAGATGGAGATCCACCGTATACCCTTTTGTATGTCAAACTGATAGGCACCAGAAATTCAAAGGAAATACTCCATTGGAATTGGCCATGAACGGTTTGgttgaaactttagcatgggctcatgaatgcacacctttggctaatttgattcgatggagagataaatcagatgctctttccattgtgcaatga